In the genome of Oncorhynchus nerka isolate Pitt River unplaced genomic scaffold, Oner_Uvic_2.0 unplaced_scaffold_1271, whole genome shotgun sequence, one region contains:
- the LOC115126832 gene encoding cell migration-inducing and hyaluronan-binding protein, whose amino-acid sequence MTLTLLVYPTVCPDREPGLQPWTPGHSEAHHVTIGYGRKVILTSSATVHSIEILNGGKLVIADSYHPILLRTKHILIGNRGQLHIGSPDCPYKGNLTISLFGRSDDTDTEHSYFGRKYIGVGTGGTLEIHGEKKLSWTFLNKTLHPGESEDNSYLFERGWGNRGIIVHVIDPKTGEVLHNDRFDTYRSKEESRRLAQYVDVVDNGMILAMVVNDEGSNNLEDSARKILTKLGSKDFHRLGFR is encoded by the exons ATGACGTTAACCCTATTGGTCTATCCAACAGTGTGTCCAGACAGGGAGCCCGGCCTGCAGCCATGGACCCCCGGCCACAGTGAAGCTCACCATGTTACCATTGGTTATGGCAGAAAGGTCATCCTCACCTCTTCAGCTACTGTCCACTCCATAGAGATCCTCAACGGAg gaaaGTTAGTGATAGCAGACTCGTATCATCCCATCCTACTGCGTACCAAACACATTCTGATCGGCAACAGAGGACAGCTGCACATAGGAAGTCCTGACTGCCCATATAAGGGCAACCTTACCATCTCCTTATTTGGAAG GTCTGACGACACAGACACAGAGCACAGTTACTTTGGCCGTAAGTACATTGGTGTGGGGACAGGAGGGACACTGGAGATCCATGGGGAGAAGAAGCTGTCGTGGACCTTCCTCAACAAGACCCTGCACCCAGGGGAGAGCGAGGACAACAGCTACCTGTTCGAGAGGGGCTGGGGCAACCGGGGGATCATAGTTCACGTCATCGACCCCAAGACTGGAGAAGTGCTCCACAATGATAG GTTTGACACATACCGCAGTAAAGAAGAGAGTCGTCGCCTGGCCCAGTATGTAGATGTGGTAGACAATGGGATGATTCTGGCCATGGTGGTCAACGACGAGGGGTCTAACAACCTAGAGGACTCGGCCAGGAAGATCCTCACCAAGCTGGGGAGTAAAGACTTCCACCGCCTGGGCTTCCGGTAG